In a genomic window of Pedobacter sp. KBS0701:
- a CDS encoding biliverdin-producing heme oxygenase yields the protein MLSTNIKEATKAEHQNLEKQVVLKLKAIRSNEDYADLLKHFFAYFSHIEEIIKPFITASVLPDYAQRRNSGYIKADILELGADITDLPFTTVPKIENVVQALGALYVLEGSIMGGSIIVKMLEKGGVSKGISFFSGYGEATGMMWGNFVAVLNAQAKTDQEEQEAIVAANETFKHFAYVFEKENVDTV from the coding sequence ATGTTAAGTACAAATATTAAAGAGGCTACAAAAGCCGAACACCAGAATTTAGAGAAACAGGTTGTTTTAAAGCTAAAAGCAATCAGAAGCAATGAGGACTATGCAGATTTGTTGAAACATTTTTTTGCGTATTTCAGTCATATCGAAGAAATAATTAAACCTTTTATCACGGCATCGGTTCTACCGGATTATGCACAGCGTAGAAATTCGGGCTATATTAAAGCGGATATTTTAGAACTCGGTGCAGATATCACTGATCTTCCATTTACAACCGTACCAAAAATTGAAAATGTTGTACAGGCATTGGGTGCATTATATGTATTGGAAGGTTCTATTATGGGTGGAAGTATTATTGTTAAAATGCTTGAAAAAGGTGGGGTAAGCAAAGGTATTTCTTTCTTCTCGGGTTATGGAGAAGCCACAGGCATGATGTGGGGCAATTTTGTAGCTGTTTTAAATGCACAGGCAAAAACTGACCAAGAAGAACAAGAGGCTATTGTTGCAGCAAACGAAACCTTTAAACATTTTGCTTATGTTTTTGAAAAAGAAAATGTAGATACGGTTTAG
- a CDS encoding TonB-dependent receptor, with amino-acid sequence MFKLSAIIFFLVFFHLTAAAQDYGSLKGKVTDEFDKPLRGATVRLEPDGHSTETDAKGNFSFNKIFTGNYNITVSMVGKINHQANIKIGSAATNNLIIKLSDDERELNDIAVSENRAAPDNLLKLERSAMPVTVISRCTIELMGSRRLDEILKEQTGIAIVNNIGGGARSVGVQIQGFSSEYIMILIDGQPMVGRNSGNFDLSRISVSNIERIEIIKGASSCLFGSEALGGAINIVTRYGALQPQASVAANYGSLNIADITLEGETPFASQRGSANISANYYRTDGFNTNPKYIQQGTTAPPYDNYALQGRLRYRLTPKSTVGFSGRYGLRKSFMSKDFGLGIISGDSQDEQDLNLSATLEHNFSSGLRSMSRYYYTNFQSDQSVDWQQTNSSITKDIFAQNLHRFEQQFAYGVNDELKFTGGLGGSIESMNDVSLTNPASVSSGFAFLQGDWQLTKQLGIVAGLRYDLTNTYGSKLNPSLGLQYKIIPTLTFKAGAGTGFKAPDFKSRYLVFYNPAANYLVIGNEVLSQTLNQLQAQGQISEIRAFLLNQLDQNLQAERSTSLNLSFEWKPKENMKVEAGVFHHSLRNQINSIQIATGSGNRNIYTYQNLPEAVNKGGDISFAISPIKNLELSAGYQYLIAKDLSVIDSIKTGHYPYNQNIHDAATGNSYAPKPSDYWGIENRSRHMANFKAFYNYRPWDASLNIRINYRGKYPFGDRNGNQFIDRYDTFVDGFFMFNAAFEKKLMKQHLSIRLTADNILNYTDRLMPGQPGRVLLAGLTYRLYKD; translated from the coding sequence ATGTTTAAACTATCCGCCATCATATTTTTCCTTGTGTTTTTTCATTTAACGGCTGCTGCACAAGATTATGGAAGTTTAAAAGGCAAGGTTACTGATGAGTTTGATAAACCTTTACGTGGTGCAACTGTGCGTTTGGAGCCCGACGGGCATAGCACCGAAACCGACGCCAAAGGAAATTTTAGCTTCAACAAGATATTTACTGGTAATTACAACATTACCGTAAGCATGGTCGGCAAAATCAATCATCAAGCCAATATTAAAATCGGTTCTGCGGCTACAAATAACCTAATAATTAAACTATCAGATGATGAACGAGAACTTAACGACATTGCCGTATCTGAAAACCGTGCTGCTCCGGATAACTTATTAAAATTAGAGCGCAGTGCCATGCCTGTTACCGTAATCAGTCGCTGCACCATCGAACTGATGGGAAGCAGGAGATTGGATGAGATATTAAAAGAACAAACCGGAATTGCTATTGTGAATAATATTGGCGGTGGTGCGCGATCTGTGGGTGTACAGATACAGGGTTTTAGCAGTGAATACATAATGATATTGATTGATGGACAGCCAATGGTTGGCCGCAACAGCGGAAATTTTGATTTATCCAGGATCAGTGTTTCCAATATCGAACGGATCGAAATTATTAAAGGTGCATCCTCTTGTCTCTTTGGAAGCGAAGCGCTAGGCGGGGCGATTAATATCGTAACCCGCTACGGCGCTTTACAGCCGCAGGCATCGGTTGCCGCAAATTATGGAAGCTTGAATATTGCCGATATAACCCTTGAAGGAGAAACGCCATTTGCCTCGCAAAGAGGATCGGCAAATATTTCTGCAAACTATTACCGCACTGATGGTTTTAATACCAATCCTAAATACATCCAACAAGGTACCACTGCACCACCTTACGATAATTATGCTTTACAGGGGAGACTGCGTTATCGCTTAACACCTAAAAGTACTGTTGGTTTTAGTGGCAGGTACGGACTACGGAAATCTTTTATGTCTAAAGATTTTGGTTTGGGTATTATTTCAGGCGATAGCCAGGACGAACAGGATTTAAACCTATCAGCTACTCTCGAACATAATTTCAGTTCGGGACTACGAAGCATGAGCCGTTATTACTATACCAATTTCCAGTCAGATCAAAGTGTAGACTGGCAACAGACCAATAGCTCCATTACAAAAGATATTTTCGCACAGAACTTACACCGTTTCGAACAGCAGTTTGCCTATGGTGTAAACGATGAACTTAAATTTACAGGCGGTTTGGGCGGTAGTATCGAAAGTATGAATGATGTTTCGCTAACCAATCCAGCTTCAGTAAGTTCAGGTTTTGCTTTTCTTCAGGGCGATTGGCAGCTCACTAAACAATTGGGTATTGTTGCAGGGCTACGTTACGATTTAACCAATACCTACGGGAGTAAACTTAACCCCAGCTTAGGTTTGCAGTATAAAATCATCCCAACTTTAACCTTTAAGGCCGGTGCTGGCACTGGATTTAAAGCACCTGACTTTAAATCGAGGTACCTTGTTTTTTATAATCCGGCAGCAAATTACCTGGTTATTGGAAATGAAGTGTTAAGTCAAACATTAAACCAGTTGCAGGCGCAGGGACAGATCAGCGAGATCAGGGCTTTTCTGTTAAACCAGCTCGATCAAAATTTACAGGCAGAAAGAAGTACTTCGTTAAATTTAAGTTTCGAGTGGAAACCCAAAGAAAACATGAAAGTTGAAGCCGGTGTTTTTCATCACAGTTTACGTAACCAGATCAATAGCATCCAGATAGCCACAGGCAGTGGGAACAGGAATATTTATACTTATCAGAACCTACCCGAAGCCGTAAATAAAGGGGGCGATATTTCTTTTGCCATTAGCCCGATCAAAAACTTAGAACTGAGCGCAGGTTATCAATACCTCATTGCGAAGGATTTAAGCGTAATTGATAGCATTAAAACCGGGCATTATCCTTATAACCAGAATATCCACGATGCTGCAACCGGAAACTCCTATGCGCCAAAACCTTCTGATTATTGGGGGATTGAAAACAGATCGCGTCACATGGCCAATTTTAAAGCTTTTTATAATTACCGCCCCTGGGATGCCAGCCTAAACATACGCATAAATTACAGGGGTAAATATCCCTTTGGCGACCGCAATGGAAACCAGTTTATCGATCGGTACGACACCTTTGTTGATGGCTTTTTTATGTTTAATGCCGCTTTTGAAAAGAAATTAATGAAACAGCATTTGAGTATCAGACTTACGGCAGATAATATTTTGAACTATACCGACCGTTTAATGCCCGGACAGCCAGGGCGCGTGCTGCTGGCTGGTTTAACCTACCGTTTATATAAAGATTAA
- a CDS encoding FecR family protein, translating into MEKNAKKLLDKYISGNCTPEEMAIVEDWYLQLPFEKEAPHHSIIASSKQEVWNQLSPRGKSLKLITVKWLAVAASIVLCLGVGLYFIAQRNADPLTAKTELKDILPGGNKAMLTLADGTVVNLDDAKNGQIASQSGIIIHKTKNGQLEYIIKEIPNAPVTGSNTISTPRGGQYQVSLPDGTKVWLNAATTLKYPYAFAKNERVVELNGEAYFEVSKDHTRPFKVKTDAQNIEVLGTHFNINAYRDEAIIKTTLLEGSVKVSNASRTINLHPGEQSKLNINTAKLTLNQQVDIDKEMAWKNNIFSFDDDDLQSIMRQISRWYDVDVVYQGKITSEKYIGEIPRSSNLAEVFKILELNHVHIDAKGRVLTVTGN; encoded by the coding sequence ATGGAGAAAAATGCAAAAAAGCTTTTAGATAAATACATTTCTGGTAATTGTACGCCCGAAGAGATGGCTATTGTTGAAGATTGGTACCTGCAATTACCTTTTGAAAAAGAAGCACCCCATCATTCAATTATAGCATCCAGTAAGCAAGAAGTTTGGAACCAATTAAGCCCTCGTGGTAAATCTTTAAAATTGATCACGGTTAAATGGCTTGCTGTTGCGGCAAGTATCGTTTTATGCCTTGGCGTTGGGCTTTATTTTATTGCCCAGCGTAATGCTGATCCGTTAACAGCTAAAACAGAGTTAAAAGATATTCTTCCAGGTGGAAATAAAGCGATGTTAACACTAGCAGATGGAACGGTGGTAAATCTGGATGATGCTAAAAACGGTCAGATTGCGAGCCAAAGCGGTATTATCATCCACAAGACTAAAAACGGTCAACTCGAATACATCATTAAAGAAATTCCTAATGCCCCGGTTACAGGCTCAAACACCATTAGCACGCCACGTGGCGGACAATACCAGGTAAGCCTGCCCGATGGAACGAAAGTTTGGCTTAATGCGGCCACAACCTTAAAGTACCCTTATGCCTTTGCAAAAAACGAAAGGGTAGTAGAACTTAATGGCGAAGCTTATTTTGAGGTTTCAAAAGACCATACCCGTCCTTTTAAGGTAAAAACAGATGCACAAAACATTGAAGTTTTAGGTACGCATTTCAATATTAACGCCTACAGAGATGAAGCTATTATTAAAACTACGCTTTTAGAAGGATCGGTAAAAGTGAGCAATGCCTCTCGTACTATAAACCTGCACCCGGGCGAACAATCGAAGCTAAATATAAACACAGCTAAATTAACGCTCAATCAGCAGGTTGATATTGACAAAGAAATGGCCTGGAAGAATAATATTTTCTCTTTTGATGATGATGATCTGCAAAGTATTATGCGACAGATTTCGCGTTGGTATGATGTAGATGTAGTTTATCAAGGCAAAATTACATCAGAAAAATACATAGGAGAGATACCAAGAAGCAGCAACCTGGCAGAGGTTTTTAAAATATTAGAACTTAACCACGTTCATATTGATGCTAAGGGCAGGGTATTAACCGTAACCGGAAATTAA
- a CDS encoding RNA polymerase sigma factor, translating into MKPIVFVLSLFISMRVYDSYSDSELAYLLTQGDEMAFTEIYNRFYGLLFIHASKRLNDDEEAKDVLHQLFESLWVKRLQVAPDGNLSAYLYTAVRNRVLDVFAHQKVESKYVDSLQDYIDQDHVLTDYMVREKQMAQLIEQEIDALPTKMREIFILSRKKNKSHKEIALELGLSELTVKTQVKKALRILKSRLGIFIYVAFLFRTYH; encoded by the coding sequence ATGAAACCGATTGTATTTGTATTATCTTTGTTTATCTCTATGCGTGTTTACGATTCATATTCTGATAGCGAATTGGCATACTTGTTAACTCAAGGTGATGAGATGGCCTTTACCGAAATTTACAACCGTTTTTATGGACTACTTTTCATCCATGCCAGCAAACGCTTAAATGATGATGAAGAAGCGAAAGACGTTTTACACCAGTTGTTTGAATCGCTTTGGGTTAAACGTTTACAGGTAGCACCTGATGGTAACTTATCAGCATATTTATATACTGCTGTACGTAATCGTGTGCTGGATGTATTTGCACATCAAAAAGTAGAAAGTAAATATGTCGATTCTTTACAGGATTATATAGATCAAGATCATGTGTTGACTGATTATATGGTGCGGGAAAAACAAATGGCGCAATTAATTGAACAAGAAATTGATGCTTTGCCAACTAAAATGCGTGAAATTTTTATTTTAAGTCGAAAAAAAAATAAATCCCACAAAGAAATTGCATTAGAATTAGGTCTTTCAGAGTTAACGGTCAAAACCCAGGTTAAAAAAGCGCTCCGAATTCTTAAATCAAGGTTGGGTATATTTATTTATGTTGCTTTCCTCTTCAGAACTTATCATTAA